CAGTACTTGCGCAGTTCGAGCCGGTCGGGGTCGTTCTTCTTGTTCTTGGTGGTGGTGTAATTCCGCCGCTTGCACGTCGTACAGGCCAGCGTGATGATCTCCCTCGTC
The sequence above is a segment of the Armatimonadota bacterium genome. Coding sequences within it:
- the rpmG gene encoding 50S ribosomal protein L33, which translates into the protein MTREIITLACTTCKRRNYTTTKNKKNDPDRLELRKYCPWCRKHTVHRETR